The following nucleotide sequence is from Candidatus Methylomirabilota bacterium.
ACGTTCGCCGACCTGGAGCGCTGGATGAAGCCGCTGCCTCTCTTCGGGGCGCCGCCGCCGGGGCTCGCCGCGGCGATTCGCTTCGACGTCCGCCAGGCGCCGCAGTACCCGCTCTGCCGGGATCGCGCGCGCCACGTCGGCGAGGCCGTGGCCATGGTCGTGGCCGGGAGCCGCGCCCAGGCCGAGGATGCCGTCGAGCGGATCGAGGTGGACTGGGATCCCCTGCCCGCCGTCGTCGACATGCGGGGGGCGGCCGAGCCCAGCGCCCCGTTGGTCCATCCCGAATGGGGGACCAATGTCGCCGTGGGCTTCACCCACGCGATCGGCGACCCCGACGGCGCGTTCGCGGACGCCGAGGTGGTCGTCCACGACACGTTCCATATCCAGCGCTACGTGGGCATGCCGATCGAAACGCGCGGGGTGGTGGCGCAGTGGGACCGGCGGGACGGGACGCTCATCACCTGGAACAGCACCCAGGTCGCCCACTTCGTGCAGCAGGGGCTGGCGGCCACTCTCGACCTGCCGCACCACAAGATCCGGGTGATCGCGCCGGACCTCGGCGGCGGCTTCGGGACGAAGGCCTCGGGCTATGCCGAGGACGCGCTCGTCCCCATCGCGGCGATGGTCCTCCACCGTCCCGTCAAGTGGATCGAGGACCGACGCGAGCACATGATGGCCGCCGCCCACGCGCGGCATCAGATCCACGACATCGCGCTGGCGGCGAAGCGGGACGGGACGATGCTCGGCGTCCGTGACCGGATCTGGCTCGACCTCGGCGCCTACAACGTGTGGGGCATCGTGCTGCCCTACAACACCGTCGCGCACCTGCTCGGCCCTCACCGGATCCGGAACATGCGCGTCGATGTCCGCGGCGTCGTGACCCACAAGACGCCCAACGCCCCCTACCGGGGCGCCGGCCGGCCCGAGACGGTCTTCGCCATGGACCGCATCGTCGATCGTCTGGCGCGCGAGCTGGGCCTCGACCCCGCCGACATCCGCCGGCGCAACTACATCGCTCCCGACCAGCTGCCCTGGGACCTCGGCATGCCCTACCGCGACGGCAATCCCCTCGTCTACGACAGCGGCGACTTCCCCGCGGCGCTGGAGGCCGCGCTGAAGGCGGCGGGGTACGACGACTTCCGTCGCGAACAGCCGCAGCTGCGCGCCCGCGGCGTGTGGCGCGGCATCGGCATCTCCGGCTACGTGGAGGGCACGGCCATCGGCCCCTTCGAGGGCGCCAG
It contains:
- a CDS encoding xanthine dehydrogenase family protein molybdopterin-binding subunit; translation: MGAKYFGAAVRRREDPRFLRGEARYVDDVKLPGLLHAAFLRSPHAHARLGRIRTEAAARMPGVVRVFTFADLERWMKPLPLFGAPPPGLAAAIRFDVRQAPQYPLCRDRARHVGEAVAMVVAGSRAQAEDAVERIEVDWDPLPAVVDMRGAAEPSAPLVHPEWGTNVAVGFTHAIGDPDGAFADAEVVVHDTFHIQRYVGMPIETRGVVAQWDRRDGTLITWNSTQVAHFVQQGLAATLDLPHHKIRVIAPDLGGGFGTKASGYAEDALVPIAAMVLHRPVKWIEDRREHMMAAAHARHQIHDIALAAKRDGTMLGVRDRIWLDLGAYNVWGIVLPYNTVAHLLGPHRIRNMRVDVRGVVTHKTPNAPYRGAGRPETVFAMDRIVDRLARELGLDPADIRRRNYIAPDQLPWDLGMPYRDGNPLVYDSGDFPAALEAALKAAGYDDFRREQPQLRARGVWRGIGISGYVEGTAIGPFEGASVKLDLSGRVTVATGAVSSGQGHETAFAQVCADVLGVPIEHVTVVGGDTAAVPFGVGTFASRSGVTAGSSIADAAREVRDKLVRAAAALLEAAPADVEIEDGRVFVRGAPASAVPLARVIQASIPTFAQPGVATPDFEASAYHHVPTVTYASAVHVAQVEVDIGTGHTRLMKYVVAHDCGKVINPLIVEGQVHGGVAQGVGGALFEEMVYDEQGQLLTGSLMDYLIPTAVELPPIDTVHLECPSPRNPLGAKGLGEGGAISPPAAIANAIEDALQPFGVRITSTPVSPGRLLALIEARRAIGAAEEEG